The Lutra lutra chromosome 10, mLutLut1.2, whole genome shotgun sequence genome contains a region encoding:
- the BTG4 gene encoding protein BTG4: MRDEIATAVFFVTRLVKKHDKLSKQQIRDFAEKLMRILFETYRSHWHSDFPSKGQAFRCIRINNTQNKDPILERACAESKVDFSHLGLPKEMTLWVDPFEVCCRYGEKNHPFTIASFKGRWEEWELSQQISCAVNRATLDYNSGLSSDEESCNKKPQIIPKVSNPNSIYQVENLKQPFQSWFHVSRKKNVADGRLGLPGNTYPTLHKNPKNQRPAALPRVDRYHWVNMNR; this comes from the exons ATGAGGGATGAAATTGCAACAGCTGTTTTCTTTGTCACAAGACTAGTGAAAAAACATGACAAGCTGAGTAAACAGCAAATAAGAGACTTTGCAGAAAAGCTGATGAGGATCTTGTTTGAAACCTACAGAAGTCACTGGCACTCTGACTTCCCTTCCAAAGGGCAAGCCTTCAG gtGTATCAGGATAAATAATACTCAGAATAAAGATCCCATTCTAGAAAGAGCTTGTGCTGAAAGTAAAGTGGATTTTTCTCACCTGGGACTTCCAAAGGAGATGACCCTATGGGTGGATCCCTTTGAAGTGTGCTGTAG GTATGGTGAGAAAAAtcatccatttacaattgcttcTTTTAAAGGCAGGTGGGAGGAATGGGAGCTTTCCCAACAGATCAGCTGCGCTGTTAACAGGGCCACTTTGGACTACAACTCCGGCCTTTCCTCGGATGAAGAGAGTTGTAACAAAAAACCGCAGATCATTCCTAAAGTGAGCAATCCAAATAGCATTTACCAG gttgaaAACTTGAAACAACCCTTTCAATCTTGGTTCCATGTCTCCCGCAAAAAGAATGTGGCGGATGGCCGCCTGGGCCTCCCGGGAAACACTTATCCCACATTGCATAAAAATCCCAAGAATCAGAGGCCCGCTGCTCTCCCCCGGGTAGACAGGTACCACTGGGTCAACATGAACCGATAA